The Candidatus Mycolicibacterium alkanivorans genome contains a region encoding:
- the purL gene encoding phosphoribosylformylglycinamidine synthase subunit PurL, translated as MVVTSGPTGAVDTVEHAAATPDHPQPFRELGLEDDEYQRIRDILGRRPTGAELAMYSVMWSEHCSYKSSKVHLRYFGETTTDEMRAGMLAGIGENAGVVDIGDGWAVTFKVESHNHPSYVEPYQGAATGVGGIVRDIMAMGARPVAVMDQLRFGAADAPDTRRVFDGVVRGIGGYGNSLGLPNIGGETVFDASYAGNPLVNAMCVGVLRKEDLHLAFASGKGNKIILFGARTGLDGIGGVSVLASDTFGGDEGSGPGRKKLPSVQVGDPFMEKVLIECCLELYAAGLVIGIQDLGGAGLSCATSELASAGDGGMAIELDRVPLRAANMTPAEILSSESQERMCAVVAPESVEKFMAVCRKWEVLATVIGEVTDGDRLKITWHGQCVVDVPPRTVAHEGPVYQRPLARPDWQDALNADTTAGLPRPSSGAELRATLLALLGSPHLCSRAFITEQYDRYVRGNTVLAEHADGGVLRIDEATGRGIAVSTDASGRYTQLDPYAGAQLALAEAYRNVAVTGATPVAVTNCLNFGSPEDSGVMWQFAQAVRGLADGCAALGIPVTGGNVSFYNQTGATAILPTPVVGVLGVIDDVSRRLPTELGNEQGETLFLLGDTRDEFDGSIWAQVTADHLGGVPPRVDLAREKLLAEVLTAASRDGLASAAHDLSEGGLIQAVVEAALAGETGCRIVLPEGVDPFVFLFSESAGRALVAVPRTEESRFRSMCEARGLPVTRIGVSDDGSDSVEVQGLFMVTLEELRTTSEKVLPGLFG; from the coding sequence GTGGTCGTGACATCTGGGCCCACTGGAGCAGTCGACACCGTCGAGCACGCGGCGGCCACCCCCGATCACCCGCAACCCTTCCGCGAACTCGGCCTCGAGGACGACGAGTACCAGCGGATTCGCGACATCCTCGGCCGCAGGCCCACCGGCGCCGAGTTGGCGATGTACTCGGTGATGTGGAGCGAACACTGCTCCTACAAGTCCTCCAAGGTGCACCTGCGCTACTTCGGCGAGACCACCACCGACGAGATGCGCGCGGGCATGCTCGCCGGGATCGGGGAGAACGCCGGCGTGGTGGACATCGGCGACGGCTGGGCGGTGACGTTCAAGGTCGAGTCGCACAACCACCCGTCGTACGTGGAGCCCTACCAGGGCGCGGCCACCGGTGTCGGCGGCATCGTGCGCGACATCATGGCGATGGGGGCCCGCCCGGTGGCGGTGATGGATCAGTTGCGCTTCGGTGCAGCGGATGCCCCCGACACCCGCCGGGTGTTCGACGGAGTGGTGCGCGGCATCGGCGGATACGGCAACTCCCTCGGCCTGCCCAACATCGGCGGCGAGACGGTGTTCGACGCCTCCTACGCCGGCAACCCCCTGGTCAACGCGATGTGCGTTGGGGTGCTGCGCAAAGAGGACCTGCACCTGGCGTTCGCCTCCGGCAAGGGCAACAAGATCATCCTGTTCGGCGCGCGCACCGGCCTCGACGGGATCGGTGGGGTTTCGGTTTTGGCGAGCGACACCTTCGGCGGCGACGAGGGGTCCGGGCCCGGCCGCAAGAAGCTGCCGAGTGTCCAGGTGGGTGATCCCTTCATGGAGAAGGTGCTCATCGAGTGCTGCCTCGAACTGTATGCCGCGGGCTTGGTGATCGGGATCCAGGACCTCGGCGGTGCCGGATTGTCCTGTGCCACATCGGAGTTGGCCTCGGCCGGTGACGGTGGCATGGCCATCGAGCTGGACAGGGTTCCGCTGCGGGCGGCCAACATGACGCCGGCCGAGATCCTGTCCAGCGAGTCGCAGGAACGCATGTGCGCGGTGGTCGCGCCGGAGAGCGTCGAGAAGTTCATGGCCGTTTGCCGCAAGTGGGAGGTGCTGGCGACGGTCATCGGTGAGGTCACCGACGGCGACCGGTTGAAGATCACTTGGCACGGGCAGTGCGTGGTGGATGTGCCACCGCGGACCGTCGCCCACGAGGGCCCGGTCTACCAGCGGCCGCTGGCCCGGCCGGACTGGCAGGATGCGCTGAACGCCGACACCACCGCCGGGCTGCCGCGGCCATCGAGCGGTGCCGAGCTGCGGGCGACTCTGCTTGCACTGTTGGGCAGTCCGCACCTGTGCAGCCGCGCCTTCATCACCGAGCAGTACGACCGCTACGTGCGCGGCAACACCGTGCTGGCCGAGCACGCCGACGGCGGGGTGCTGCGGATCGACGAAGCCACCGGCCGTGGCATCGCGGTGTCCACCGACGCCTCGGGCCGCTACACCCAGCTCGACCCGTACGCCGGAGCGCAGCTCGCGCTGGCCGAGGCCTACCGCAACGTCGCCGTCACCGGTGCCACCCCGGTGGCCGTCACCAACTGCCTGAACTTCGGCTCCCCGGAGGACTCGGGTGTGATGTGGCAGTTCGCCCAGGCGGTCCGCGGGCTCGCCGACGGTTGTGCGGCCCTTGGCATTCCGGTTACCGGCGGCAACGTCAGCTTCTACAACCAGACCGGGGCGACGGCCATCCTACCGACCCCGGTGGTGGGCGTGCTCGGCGTCATCGACGACGTGAGCCGGCGGCTGCCCACCGAACTGGGCAACGAGCAGGGAGAGACGCTGTTCCTGCTCGGCGACACGCGCGACGAATTCGACGGCTCGATCTGGGCCCAGGTCACCGCCGACCACCTCGGGGGTGTGCCGCCGAGGGTCGATCTGGCCCGCGAGAAGCTGCTGGCCGAGGTGCTCACCGCCGCCTCCCGCGACGGCCTGGCCTCGGCGGCCCACGACCTCAGCGAGGGCGGGCTGATCCAGGCGGTGGTGGAGGCGGCGCTGGCCGGTGAAACCGGTTGCCGCATCGTGCTTCCCGAAGGCGTCGACCCATTCGTGTTCCTGTTCTCCGAGTCGGCGGGCCGCGCGCTGGTCGCGGTGCCCCGGACCGAGGAGAGCCGGTTCCGGTCCATGTGCGAGGCCCGCGGCCTGCCCGTCACGCGCATCGGTGTCTCGGATGACGGCTCGGATTCCGTTGAGGTGCAAGGCCTGTTCATGGTGACGCTGGAGGAGTTGCGGACCACGTCCGAGAAAGTGCTGCCCGGGCTGTTCGGATGA
- a CDS encoding alpha/beta hydrolase, whose translation MTRAVDDVTGEAHAPPQRRRHGESLAAWAWSLVRLDFVGVAFGALFFCLSLTPSLMPREWTLAGLIGGINAAIGYGIGVLAGRVFRALFLNHRPWWPPSAKVLGGLKAATVVASIGASALMLIPAAAWQRQIAAIMGIEGPATLGYLRALAVALIVGGVLVGAARIVKDAIKFLARLMIRRWDINDEVAMFIGTAIVVVLVITLVNGVLFRGFVAGASAVFQPKNDITRPGISEPVEAQRSGSAESFAAWDTLGFQGRNFVASGPRAAELSSLNGRPAKEPIRIYAGLESADSLEGRVAVLLSELQRTKAFDRKVLVIIPTTGTGWVDPVAARSIEAMYNGDTALVAMQYSYLPSWISFVADHEKSLQAGKAVIDAIHQRWQQWPAESRPMLMLYGESLGSMSGQGAFGYLPDVVDMDFSSVLWVGPPNASPLWKALTVRRDPGTPEVQPRYDNGRTVRFAQAASSAEIASVAALPWRGTRVLFLQHASDAVVWWSPDLLFDEPDWLKEPAGLDRSASMRWFPIVTFWQVSADLTNSGGSAGSSPIGHGHNYGDSQLDGWVAVASPPGWTHTDTDRTRRWLEKVMAAGGPEFQ comes from the coding sequence ATGACCCGTGCGGTCGACGACGTCACCGGTGAGGCGCACGCCCCGCCGCAGCGGCGGCGGCACGGGGAGTCGCTGGCGGCCTGGGCGTGGAGCCTGGTGCGGCTGGACTTCGTCGGTGTCGCGTTCGGGGCGCTGTTCTTCTGCCTGTCGCTGACCCCGTCGCTGATGCCTCGGGAATGGACGCTGGCGGGTCTGATCGGCGGCATCAACGCGGCCATCGGTTACGGCATCGGCGTGTTGGCCGGCAGGGTCTTTCGCGCGCTGTTCCTCAATCACCGCCCATGGTGGCCGCCGAGCGCGAAAGTGCTCGGTGGGCTGAAAGCCGCCACGGTGGTGGCGTCGATCGGCGCAAGTGCGCTGATGCTGATCCCTGCCGCGGCCTGGCAGCGCCAGATCGCGGCGATCATGGGCATCGAGGGCCCGGCGACGCTGGGCTATCTGCGCGCACTGGCCGTCGCCTTGATTGTCGGAGGTGTGCTCGTCGGGGCGGCCCGCATCGTCAAGGACGCGATCAAGTTCCTGGCGCGACTGATGATCCGGCGATGGGACATCAACGACGAGGTGGCCATGTTCATCGGCACCGCCATCGTCGTCGTTCTGGTCATCACCCTCGTCAACGGCGTGCTGTTCCGCGGCTTTGTCGCGGGCGCCAGTGCGGTGTTCCAGCCCAAGAACGACATCACCCGCCCTGGTATCAGTGAGCCGGTCGAGGCGCAACGATCAGGTAGCGCAGAGTCTTTCGCGGCCTGGGATACGTTGGGGTTCCAGGGCCGTAACTTCGTGGCATCCGGGCCGCGCGCCGCGGAGTTGAGCTCGTTGAACGGCCGGCCCGCGAAAGAGCCGATCCGGATCTACGCGGGTCTGGAATCGGCGGATTCGCTGGAGGGCAGGGTTGCGGTGCTGCTTTCGGAGTTGCAGCGCACGAAAGCATTTGACCGCAAGGTTCTGGTGATCATCCCGACCACGGGAACGGGTTGGGTGGATCCGGTGGCCGCCCGCTCGATCGAGGCGATGTACAACGGCGACACGGCGCTGGTGGCGATGCAGTATTCGTATCTTCCGAGCTGGATTTCGTTCGTCGCCGATCACGAGAAGTCGCTGCAGGCCGGCAAGGCCGTGATCGACGCGATTCACCAGCGTTGGCAGCAGTGGCCCGCCGAGAGCCGGCCCATGTTGATGCTCTACGGCGAAAGTTTGGGATCGATGTCGGGGCAGGGCGCTTTCGGCTACTTGCCCGATGTCGTCGACATGGACTTCTCCTCGGTGCTGTGGGTCGGGCCACCGAACGCCAGCCCGTTGTGGAAGGCGTTGACCGTGCGGCGCGACCCGGGCACGCCCGAGGTTCAGCCGCGTTATGACAACGGTCGCACCGTACGGTTCGCGCAGGCAGCGAGTTCCGCCGAGATCGCCTCGGTGGCCGCGCTGCCGTGGCGCGGAACGCGGGTGCTGTTCTTGCAGCACGCCTCCGATGCTGTGGTGTGGTGGTCACCCGACCTGTTGTTCGACGAGCCGGACTGGTTGAAAGAACCAGCCGGGCTCGACCGCAGCGCTTCGATGCGCTGGTTTCCGATCGTCACTTTCTGGCAGGTGAGCGCGGACCTGACCAACAGCGGCGGCAGCGCCGGATCGTCCCCGATAGGACACGGCCACAACTACGGCGACAGCCAACTCGATGGCTGGGTGGCGGTCGCCTCGCCACCGGGATGGACTCACACAGACACCGACCGCACCCGCAGGTGGCTGGAGAAGGTGATGGCGGCCGGCGGCCCTGAATTTCAATGA
- a CDS encoding sterol carrier family protein, translating into MPSSRRTADPAATLAAVRAVAHWLHDATEPTPDRSAIAAAVRLTARTLAGLAPGASVEVRIPPFAAVQCVSGPRHTRGTPPNVVETDPRTWLLLATGLLALPDAASNGSLLLSGSRAGEVAALLPLVKIE; encoded by the coding sequence ATGCCGTCGTCCCGCCGCACCGCCGACCCCGCGGCGACCCTGGCCGCGGTGCGCGCAGTGGCGCACTGGTTGCACGACGCCACTGAGCCCACCCCGGACCGCTCCGCGATCGCCGCGGCCGTCCGGCTCACCGCCCGCACCCTGGCCGGGCTCGCACCGGGCGCCAGCGTCGAAGTCCGCATTCCACCTTTCGCTGCTGTCCAATGCGTCTCGGGACCCCGGCACACCCGCGGAACGCCGCCCAACGTCGTCGAAACCGACCCGCGCACCTGGCTGCTGCTGGCGACCGGGCTGCTCGCACTGCCCGATGCGGCCTCGAACGGGTCACTCCTGCTGTCCGGGTCCCGGGCCGGTGAGGTGGCGGCACTTCTGCCGCTGGTGAAAATCGAATGA
- the purF gene encoding amidophosphoribosyltransferase codes for MTGQLENEPREECGVFGVWAPGEDVAKLTYYGLYALQHRGQEAAGIAVGDGSQVLVFKDLGLVSQVFDEQTLAAMEGHVAIGHCRYSTTGSTTWENAQPVFRNTAAGTGVALGHNGNLVNTTDLARRARDARLINPKMPGAATTDSDILGALLAHGAADSSVEQAALELLPTVRGAFCLTFMDENTLYAARDPFGVRPLSLGRLDRGWVVASETAALDIVGASFVRDIEPGELLAIDADGVRSSRFANPTPKGCVFEYVYLARPDSTLAGRSVHGARVDIGRRLAREKPVEADLVIGVPESGTPAAVGYAQESGIPFGQGLMKNAYVGRTFIQPSQTIRQLGIRLKLNPLKEVIRGKRLIVVDDSIVRGNTQRALIRMLREAGAVEVHVRIASPPVKWPCFYGIDFATPAELIANAVENEGEMLEAVRHAIGADTLGYISQQGMIAATEQPPTRLCCACFDGSYPIELPGEAQLGKNVVEHMLATAARTGLPLQADNDNVSALRRP; via the coding sequence GTGACCGGCCAACTGGAAAACGAGCCTCGCGAAGAGTGTGGCGTCTTTGGAGTCTGGGCTCCGGGCGAGGATGTTGCCAAACTCACTTACTACGGCCTCTATGCGCTACAACACAGAGGCCAGGAGGCGGCCGGTATCGCCGTCGGAGACGGATCTCAGGTGCTGGTCTTCAAAGACCTCGGCCTGGTCAGCCAGGTGTTCGACGAGCAGACGCTGGCCGCGATGGAAGGGCACGTCGCGATCGGACACTGCCGCTACTCCACCACCGGGTCGACCACCTGGGAGAACGCCCAGCCGGTGTTCCGCAACACCGCGGCCGGCACCGGAGTTGCGTTGGGCCACAACGGAAATCTGGTCAACACCACCGATCTGGCGCGACGCGCCCGCGACGCCCGCCTGATCAACCCCAAGATGCCGGGTGCGGCGACCACCGACTCCGACATCCTGGGTGCGCTGCTGGCGCACGGTGCGGCCGACTCCAGCGTCGAGCAGGCGGCCCTGGAACTGCTGCCCACCGTCCGGGGCGCGTTCTGCCTGACCTTCATGGACGAGAACACCCTGTACGCCGCGCGCGACCCATTCGGTGTGCGGCCGCTGTCGTTGGGCCGCCTGGATCGTGGCTGGGTGGTCGCCTCCGAAACTGCGGCCCTCGACATCGTCGGCGCCTCCTTCGTCCGGGACATCGAGCCCGGTGAGCTGCTGGCCATCGACGCCGACGGGGTGCGCTCCAGCCGCTTCGCCAACCCGACGCCGAAGGGCTGTGTCTTCGAGTACGTCTATCTGGCCCGGCCGGACAGCACGCTGGCCGGCCGTTCGGTGCACGGTGCGCGCGTCGACATCGGCCGCCGGCTGGCCCGCGAGAAGCCGGTCGAGGCCGACCTCGTCATCGGTGTGCCCGAATCCGGTACCCCCGCTGCCGTCGGCTACGCGCAGGAATCCGGTATCCCGTTCGGGCAGGGCCTGATGAAGAACGCCTACGTCGGGCGCACCTTCATCCAACCGTCGCAGACCATCCGTCAGCTCGGCATCAGGCTCAAGCTCAACCCGCTCAAAGAGGTGATCCGCGGCAAGCGGCTGATCGTGGTCGACGACTCGATCGTCCGCGGCAACACTCAGCGCGCGCTGATCCGGATGCTGCGCGAGGCGGGCGCTGTCGAGGTGCATGTGCGCATCGCTTCGCCACCGGTGAAGTGGCCGTGTTTCTACGGCATCGACTTCGCCACCCCGGCCGAGTTGATCGCCAACGCGGTGGAGAACGAGGGCGAGATGCTCGAGGCGGTGCGCCACGCGATCGGCGCTGACACCCTGGGATACATCTCCCAGCAGGGCATGATCGCCGCGACCGAACAGCCGCCGACCCGGCTGTGCTGCGCCTGCTTCGACGGCAGCTACCCGATCGAGCTGCCCGGCGAGGCGCAGCTGGGCAAGAACGTCGTCGAGCACATGCTGGCCACTGCCGCCCGCACCGGTCTCCCGCTGCAGGCCGACAACGACAACGTCTCGGCGCTGCGGCGTCCCTGA
- the purM gene encoding phosphoribosylformylglycinamidine cyclo-ligase has product MTDREDDNHISYASAGVDIEAGDRAVELLKPLAKRATRPEVRGGLGGFAGLFALRGGYREPLLAASTDGVGTKLAVAQAMDKHDTVGLDLVAMVVDDLVVCGAEPLFLQDYIAVGRTVPERVAAIVSGIAEGCVLAGCALLGGETAEHPGLMEPDHYDISATGVGVVEADDVLGPERVRPGDVIIAMGSSGLHSNGYSLARKVLLEIDRMILAGHVEEFGRTLGEELLEPTRIYAKDCLALAAETQVRTFCHVTGGGLPGNLERVVPHGLVAELDRGTWTPAPVFAMIAQRGRIERAEMEKTFNMGVGMVAVVAPEDTDRALAILTARHLSSWMLGTVTKGKDGPRAKLVGQHPRF; this is encoded by the coding sequence ATGACGGATCGCGAGGACGACAACCACATCTCCTACGCATCGGCGGGGGTGGACATCGAGGCCGGTGACCGCGCGGTCGAGCTGTTAAAGCCGCTGGCGAAGCGGGCCACCAGGCCCGAGGTGCGCGGCGGGCTTGGCGGCTTCGCCGGGCTGTTCGCCCTGCGTGGCGGTTACCGGGAGCCGCTGCTGGCCGCCTCGACCGACGGGGTCGGCACCAAGCTGGCCGTCGCGCAGGCGATGGACAAACACGACACGGTGGGCCTGGACCTGGTCGCGATGGTGGTCGACGACCTGGTGGTGTGCGGCGCCGAGCCGCTGTTCCTGCAGGACTACATCGCCGTCGGGCGCACCGTTCCGGAGCGGGTCGCCGCGATCGTTTCAGGCATCGCCGAAGGCTGCGTGCTGGCCGGCTGCGCGTTGCTGGGCGGGGAGACCGCCGAACATCCGGGCCTGATGGAACCCGACCACTACGACATCTCCGCCACCGGCGTGGGCGTGGTGGAGGCCGACGACGTGCTAGGCCCCGAGCGGGTGCGCCCCGGGGACGTCATCATCGCGATGGGTTCCTCGGGCCTGCACTCCAACGGCTACTCGCTGGCCCGCAAGGTTCTGCTCGAGATCGACCGGATGATCCTGGCCGGCCACGTCGAGGAATTCGGCCGCACGCTCGGTGAGGAGTTGCTCGAACCGACTCGCATCTACGCCAAGGACTGCCTGGCGCTGGCCGCCGAAACCCAGGTCCGGACGTTCTGCCATGTGACCGGCGGCGGTTTGCCGGGCAACCTGGAACGCGTCGTCCCGCACGGCCTGGTCGCCGAGCTCGACCGCGGAACCTGGACTCCCGCACCGGTTTTCGCGATGATCGCCCAGCGCGGCCGGATCGAGCGTGCCGAGATGGAGAAGACGTTCAACATGGGCGTCGGCATGGTCGCCGTCGTGGCTCCGGAGGACACCGATCGCGCCCTGGCCATCCTGACCGCCAGGCACCTGAGCAGCTGGATGCTGGGCACAGTCACCAAGGGCAAAGACGGCCCACGAGCCAAGCTCGTGGGACAACACCCACGGTTCTGA
- a CDS encoding DUF3073 domain-containing protein produces MGRGRAKAKQTKVARELKYSSPQTDFERLQQELSGSGSSAPDTVDNGFEDDPWADEDSWRR; encoded by the coding sequence ATGGGCCGCGGCCGGGCAAAGGCAAAGCAGACCAAGGTTGCTCGGGAGCTGAAATATAGCTCCCCGCAGACCGATTTTGAGCGGCTTCAGCAAGAGCTGTCAGGGTCGGGTTCGAGTGCGCCTGACACTGTCGACAACGGGTTCGAAGACGACCCGTGGGCCGACGAGGACAGCTGGCGGCGCTGA
- the ygfZ gene encoding CAF17-like 4Fe-4S cluster assembly/insertion protein YgfZ, with amino-acid sequence MSAVAAPASSPDAGAVWHFGDPLGEQRAAEHQAVVIDRSHRAVITLSGADRLTWLHSISSQHVSEQADGTVTENLSLDGQGHVEDHWIQTELAGVTYLDTEPWRGEPLLAYLRKMVFWSDVTPEAADYAVLSLLGPRLADAKVVAALGVDALPAVWTAKPVAGGGFVRRMPAQGTEIVLDLAVPRDTKTEWLARLAEAGARQAGVWTYEALRVAAHLPRLGVDTDERTIPHEVGWIGRAVHLDKGCYRGQETVARVHNLGKPPRMLVLVHLDGSGERPVSGDPLLVDGRVVGRLGTVVDHVDLGPIALALVKRSIPAGTPLTTGGEPQVAAEIDADSLPPVDTVGAGRLAVERLRGGGS; translated from the coding sequence GTGTCCGCAGTCGCCGCCCCCGCCTCCAGTCCCGACGCCGGAGCGGTCTGGCATTTCGGTGATCCACTCGGTGAGCAGCGCGCCGCCGAGCACCAAGCCGTCGTCATCGACCGCTCCCACCGCGCGGTCATCACGCTCTCCGGAGCCGACCGGTTGACCTGGCTGCACTCGATCTCCAGCCAGCACGTCAGCGAGCAGGCCGACGGCACGGTCACCGAGAATCTGAGCCTCGACGGCCAGGGCCATGTCGAGGATCACTGGATCCAGACCGAACTGGCCGGCGTCACCTATTTGGACACCGAACCCTGGCGAGGCGAGCCGCTGCTGGCCTACCTGCGCAAGATGGTGTTCTGGTCCGACGTCACTCCCGAGGCGGCCGATTATGCGGTGTTGTCGCTGCTGGGGCCACGGCTGGCCGACGCGAAAGTCGTCGCCGCTCTGGGCGTCGACGCGCTGCCCGCCGTGTGGACCGCCAAGCCGGTTGCCGGTGGCGGTTTCGTGCGGCGAATGCCCGCTCAAGGTACGGAAATCGTCCTTGACCTGGCGGTTCCGCGAGACACCAAGACCGAGTGGCTGGCCCGGCTGGCCGAGGCCGGCGCGCGCCAGGCCGGGGTGTGGACGTATGAGGCCCTGCGGGTGGCGGCGCACCTGCCCCGGCTCGGGGTGGACACCGACGAGCGGACCATCCCCCACGAGGTGGGCTGGATCGGCCGGGCGGTGCACCTGGACAAGGGCTGCTACCGCGGCCAGGAAACCGTCGCACGCGTCCACAACCTGGGCAAACCGCCCCGAATGCTGGTCCTGGTCCATCTCGACGGCTCCGGGGAGCGGCCCGTCAGCGGTGATCCGCTGCTGGTCGATGGGCGTGTCGTGGGCCGGTTGGGCACCGTCGTGGACCATGTCGACCTCGGCCCGATCGCACTGGCCCTGGTCAAGCGCTCCATTCCGGCCGGCACGCCGCTGACCACCGGCGGAGAGCCCCAGGTGGCCGCGGAGATCGATGCCGATTCGCTACCGCCGGTCGACACGGTGGGGGCGGGGCGGCTGGCCGTCGAGCGTCTTCGGGGTGGTGGCAGCTGA
- a CDS encoding aminodeoxychorismate lyase, which yields MVVTLDGEVHDPAQPLLLADDLAAVRGDGVFETLLVRDGRACLVESHLRRLVSSAKMLELPEPDLPAWRGAIEVAVKQWTAGTADEGALRLVYSRGRESGSPPTAYLTVSPLADRVAATRRDGIAALLLDRGLPATGIDAMPWLVAGAKTLSYAVNMAALRHAAAKGAGDIIFVSSDGCILEGPRSTVVIAAESDDGSGRTCLYTPPPWYPILRGTTQRAIFEVARDKGYDCDYRVLRPADLFAAQGVWLVSSITLAARVHTLDGKLLALAPLAAEMADLVDAAIVSDR from the coding sequence GTGGTCGTCACTCTCGACGGCGAGGTCCACGATCCGGCGCAGCCGCTGTTGCTCGCCGACGACCTCGCCGCGGTGCGCGGTGACGGGGTGTTCGAGACGCTGCTGGTGCGCGACGGCCGAGCCTGCCTCGTCGAGTCGCATCTTCGCCGACTGGTCTCCTCGGCGAAGATGCTGGAGCTGCCCGAGCCGGATCTGCCGGCGTGGCGGGGTGCCATCGAAGTGGCGGTCAAGCAGTGGACGGCTGGGACTGCGGACGAGGGTGCGCTGCGACTGGTCTACAGCCGCGGCCGCGAGAGCGGATCGCCACCGACGGCCTACCTGACGGTCAGCCCGCTCGCCGACCGCGTGGCGGCCACCCGCCGCGACGGGATCGCCGCACTGCTGCTGGACCGCGGACTGCCGGCCACCGGCATCGACGCGATGCCGTGGTTGGTGGCCGGTGCCAAGACGTTGTCGTACGCGGTCAACATGGCAGCGCTGCGGCACGCCGCCGCCAAGGGCGCCGGCGACATCATCTTCGTCAGCAGTGACGGCTGCATCCTCGAGGGCCCGCGGTCGACGGTGGTGATCGCCGCCGAGAGCGATGACGGCTCCGGCCGCACCTGCCTCTACACCCCGCCGCCGTGGTACCCGATCCTGCGCGGCACCACGCAGCGGGCCATCTTCGAGGTCGCCCGCGACAAGGGCTACGACTGCGACTACCGCGTGCTGCGGCCCGCGGACCTGTTTGCCGCCCAAGGGGTTTGGTTGGTCTCGAGCATCACCCTGGCCGCCCGCGTGCACACCCTGGACGGCAAGCTGCTGGCGCTGGCACCGCTGGCCGCCGAGATGGCCGACCTGGTCGACGCCGCGATCGTCAGCGATCGCTGA
- a CDS encoding FABP family protein — MTSENIPGSGDRAVAAAAQRARETAGRNIPVFDDLPLTDTANLRLGANLHDALLALLPLVGVWRGEGEGRGAHGDYRFGQQIIVSHDGGDYLNWEARSWRLDEEGRYHSPGLRETGFWRFVDDPDDPGESQAIELLLAHSAGYVELFYGRSRTQSSWELVTDALARSKSGVLVGGAKRLYGIVEDGDLAYVEERVDADGGLVPHLSARLSRYVG, encoded by the coding sequence GTGACCTCTGAAAACATCCCCGGCAGCGGAGATCGCGCCGTCGCAGCAGCGGCCCAGCGCGCCAGAGAGACCGCTGGTCGCAACATCCCGGTTTTCGACGATCTTCCGCTCACCGACACCGCCAACCTGCGCCTCGGCGCCAACCTTCACGACGCGTTGCTGGCCCTGCTGCCGCTGGTCGGGGTGTGGCGCGGCGAAGGCGAGGGCCGCGGCGCGCACGGCGACTACCGGTTCGGCCAGCAGATCATCGTCTCGCACGACGGCGGCGACTACCTGAACTGGGAAGCCCGCTCGTGGCGGCTCGACGAGGAGGGTCGCTATCACTCCCCCGGCCTGCGGGAGACGGGCTTCTGGCGGTTCGTCGACGACCCCGACGACCCGGGCGAGTCGCAGGCTATCGAGCTGCTCTTGGCCCACTCTGCCGGCTATGTCGAGCTGTTCTACGGACGGTCCCGCACCCAGTCGTCGTGGGAGCTGGTGACCGACGCCCTGGCACGCAGCAAGTCCGGTGTGCTGGTCGGCGGCGCCAAGCGGCTCTACGGCATCGTCGAAGACGGCGATTTGGCCTACGTCGAGGAGCGGGTCGACGCCGACGGCGGCCTAGTGCCACATCTGTCCGCGCGGCTGTCGCGATACGTCGGCTGA
- a CDS encoding DUF1416 domain-containing protein has protein sequence MCSAPKQGQTLPAGVDLEKETVITGRVVDGAGQTVGGAFVRLLDSSDEFTAEVVASATGDFRFFAAPGTWKVRALSTVGTGDVTVAPTGAGIHEVDIKVA, from the coding sequence ATGTGCTCTGCACCCAAGCAAGGACAGACCCTGCCCGCCGGTGTCGATCTGGAGAAGGAGACGGTGATCACCGGCCGCGTGGTCGACGGCGCCGGGCAGACCGTCGGCGGCGCGTTCGTGCGCCTGCTGGACTCCAGCGACGAGTTCACCGCCGAGGTGGTGGCCTCGGCGACCGGTGACTTCCGGTTCTTCGCCGCACCGGGCACCTGGAAGGTCCGTGCGCTGTCTACGGTCGGCACCGGCGACGTCACCGTTGCGCCGACCGGCGCGGGGATCCACGAAGTCGACATCAAGGTCGCCTGA